The following proteins are encoded in a genomic region of Streptococcus gwangjuense:
- a CDS encoding ABC transporter ATP-binding protein: MKQLIVTALTKTFGQGDNIVHALSDVNLSVEKGEFLAIMGASGSGKTTLLNCISTIDKPTSGEIRFEGFDIIHAKENELADYRAKNISYIFQAYNLVETLTVYENIVLPLQIQGKNIKKHQDKIEEILDKLAIQNLKDKFPNQLSGGQRQRVATARALIDDSKLIIADEPTGALDSANSEKLMALLQEINKSFGITILLVTHDPAAAKYSSRMVLLSDGKIMDDLERNSLSNEQYLQEIYSRTR; encoded by the coding sequence ATGAAACAACTTATCGTGACAGCATTAACGAAAACATTTGGTCAAGGGGATAATATCGTTCATGCTTTATCAGATGTGAACTTGTCCGTTGAAAAAGGTGAATTTCTGGCAATTATGGGGGCCAGTGGTAGTGGAAAAACAACACTCCTCAACTGTATTTCAACGATTGATAAACCAACATCAGGTGAGATTCGATTTGAAGGTTTTGACATCATCCATGCCAAGGAAAACGAACTAGCTGACTATCGTGCTAAAAACATTTCCTATATTTTCCAAGCTTACAACTTAGTGGAAACCTTGACAGTTTATGAAAATATTGTTCTACCTCTCCAGATTCAGGGGAAAAATATCAAAAAACATCAGGATAAGATTGAGGAAATTTTGGATAAGTTGGCCATCCAAAACTTAAAAGATAAGTTTCCTAATCAGTTATCAGGTGGTCAGCGACAACGTGTGGCAACTGCTAGAGCCTTGATTGATGATTCTAAACTGATTATCGCAGATGAGCCGACAGGAGCCTTGGACTCTGCCAATTCTGAAAAACTGATGGCGCTTTTGCAGGAAATCAATAAAAGTTTTGGCATCACCATTTTATTAGTCACTCACGACCCTGCCGCAGCTAAGTACTCTTCACGGATGGTGTTGCTTAGCGATGGAAAGATTATGGATGATTTGGAACGTAACAGCTTATCTAATGAACAGTATTTGCAAGAGATTTACAGTCGTACCAGGTAG
- a CDS encoding FtsX-like permease family protein, whose amino-acid sequence MYPKLILRNVFRNLQTYTIYFFSLTLIYSLLYAFNALPSHPVMQSLSGAKETLTTVMSQYMGLLSYLILSAIAFLIVYSTNFVLGRRKKELGLYATLGMKKKQIIRTLFFETMLVNIFSLILGFLLGLILLVILSKVASEFFMANYFGSLLFFDSKSVILLVYSYLVTSFIVGVMDILTFRKQNIIALIQENGVKKSVLAKGKPVLQALLFILSTAVIGFGALYFSDYHHLSFLKSWGILLVSIFVIFVILFYNTLSHFVLISLRKLPQTYYNKLNTFKIRQFSKQADSNSVTLAVLSLTLTLALSLLVFSGSAYTTMNRELNKYSPYDVTVNLYRVQEFQFAQDSIKDRLKADGFDFNLIKEEYSYPIYSSDLTYKDLIDTSNLWDHDKKLPESKVPILGISAYNHLRKLQGKKEVDLSEDQFLVNANYKGTAKQIQDFLSTTKTLMINGHSLKLASSKPLETVYFLSSVGLNDAGTLIVPNKVVVGLTEDHTTYVANFKENIDKREVETFLSQWIEKYYFTRDGAELNPLAYQTKGRIFEIYLGFMGVIVFVMIFVSVIFIIISLSILSLQTSTSALDSVNDYQILYLLGNKRKQNRSILLRQILSYFLVPLVIAGPLAFALSTALLGYFENFANTSISIDITYLGVAVLLFVLYLLVTYRVSWQMIEN is encoded by the coding sequence ATGTATCCAAAATTGATTTTACGGAATGTATTTCGAAATTTACAGACTTATACCATCTATTTTTTCAGTCTGACATTAATTTATAGCTTGCTCTACGCTTTTAATGCTTTACCAAGTCATCCAGTGATGCAAAGTTTATCAGGAGCAAAGGAAACGTTGACGACGGTGATGAGCCAGTACATGGGCTTGCTTTCCTATCTGATTCTATCGGCGATTGCCTTTCTCATCGTTTACTCCACAAATTTTGTGCTGGGACGGCGCAAGAAAGAGCTGGGACTTTATGCAACGCTGGGAATGAAGAAGAAGCAGATTATCCGTACCCTGTTCTTTGAAACCATGCTGGTCAATATCTTTTCCTTGATTCTAGGTTTCTTGCTTGGTTTGATCTTACTGGTCATTCTATCTAAGGTTGCATCTGAGTTTTTTATGGCCAATTACTTTGGTAGTCTGCTTTTCTTTGATAGCAAGTCTGTCATCTTACTAGTTTATTCCTATTTGGTAACCAGTTTTATTGTTGGTGTAATGGACATTCTTACCTTTAGAAAGCAAAATATCATTGCACTTATTCAAGAGAATGGGGTCAAGAAATCTGTCTTGGCAAAAGGCAAGCCAGTTCTTCAAGCACTTCTCTTTATTCTTTCGACAGCTGTTATCGGTTTTGGTGCTCTCTATTTTTCAGACTATCACCATCTATCATTCTTGAAAAGCTGGGGTATCTTGCTGGTATCTATCTTCGTGATTTTTGTGATTTTATTTTACAACACTTTAAGCCATTTTGTCTTGATTTCCCTTAGAAAACTGCCTCAAACCTACTATAACAAACTAAACACTTTTAAAATCCGTCAATTTTCAAAACAAGCTGATAGTAATTCGGTCACGTTGGCTGTCTTATCCTTGACTCTGACCTTGGCACTCAGCTTGCTCGTTTTTAGTGGTAGTGCCTATACGACTATGAATCGAGAGCTGAACAAATACTCACCTTATGACGTAACTGTCAATCTTTATCGTGTTCAAGAGTTCCAATTTGCTCAGGATTCTATAAAAGATAGGCTGAAAGCAGATGGATTTGACTTTAACCTCATCAAAGAGGAGTACAGCTATCCTATCTATTCTAGTGATTTAACCTATAAAGATTTGATTGATACTAGCAATCTTTGGGATCATGATAAGAAACTTCCTGAATCAAAAGTACCGATTTTAGGAATTTCTGCCTACAATCATCTCCGCAAACTGCAAGGGAAAAAAGAGGTTGACTTGTCAGAAGACCAATTTCTAGTCAATGCCAACTATAAAGGAACTGCTAAGCAGATCCAGGACTTTCTATCAACGACCAAAACCCTCATGATTAACGGTCATTCTCTCAAGCTTGCCTCTTCAAAGCCACTTGAAACAGTTTACTTTTTATCTTCAGTGGGTCTAAATGACGCAGGAACCTTGATTGTACCAAATAAGGTAGTAGTTGGATTGACGGAAGACCACACGACCTATGTTGCCAATTTCAAAGAAAACATTGACAAACGGGAAGTAGAAACATTCTTGAGTCAGTGGATTGAAAAATACTACTTCACTCGTGATGGAGCAGAGTTGAATCCGCTCGCCTATCAAACCAAAGGAAGAATTTTTGAGATTTATCTTGGATTTATGGGCGTCATTGTCTTTGTCATGATTTTTGTCAGTGTTATTTTTATCATTATTTCCCTCAGTATCTTGTCTCTTCAAACTTCTACAAGTGCTTTGGATAGTGTTAATGATTATCAAATCTTATACCTTCTTGGGAACAAGAGAAAGCAAAATCGCTCTATTCTTTTGCGACAGATTCTAAGTTATTTCTTGGTTCCGCTGGTCATCGCAGGTCCGCTAGCATTTGCCTTGAGTACCGCTCTTTTGGGCTATTTTGAGAATTTCGCTAATACCAGCATTTCTATTGATATCACCTATCTGGGAGTAGCGGTCTTACTATTTGTCCTTTACCTGCTAGTGACTTACAGAGTAAGTTGGCAAATGATTGAAAATTAA
- a CDS encoding ATP-binding protein, translating to MNLVWYLEILGILAFLHFKTIVSSLQKRVSELKLSYIKAFSRLFLLVMFLLVGIFIIFRLDLNMSFLVLNIMLLLFGICSEELIRLFRSAEMLDARDYVKVLFLKRNRMVKSLLANEDTEQQFSEFLHNEILQNVMAIKNFNKYSSNQAFGEQINLVTEELVQRIRERMDYYQPMVETDEQLDIQYQGLINRIVKRYHAENEVVTQFPVHFRLLSPYDKIAYRLVEELTTNAVKYASGGTISLKIDVHDDTIFIISENDCLQTEKSLGYGLKNMSNKISVLGGQMQIFENNKRFRVEITLPIDKELCYENFVN from the coding sequence ATGAACCTAGTCTGGTATCTAGAAATTCTTGGTATCTTAGCTTTTTTACACTTCAAAACGATTGTCAGCTCTCTTCAAAAAAGGGTATCAGAGTTGAAATTGTCCTATATAAAAGCTTTTTCACGCTTGTTTTTACTGGTTATGTTTTTGTTAGTAGGTATTTTCATCATCTTTCGTCTAGACTTAAACATGAGCTTTTTGGTCTTGAATATCATGTTACTATTGTTCGGGATTTGTTCGGAAGAATTGATTCGCCTTTTTCGTTCTGCTGAAATGCTAGATGCTAGGGATTATGTAAAAGTTCTCTTTTTAAAGCGTAACCGTATGGTGAAAAGTCTGCTGGCAAATGAAGATACAGAACAACAGTTCTCCGAATTTCTTCACAATGAAATCCTGCAAAATGTGATGGCAATAAAAAATTTCAATAAATATAGTAGTAATCAAGCTTTTGGTGAACAGATCAATCTGGTGACAGAGGAGTTGGTTCAGCGGATTCGCGAGCGGATGGATTATTATCAGCCAATGGTAGAAACAGACGAGCAGTTAGACATCCAGTATCAAGGGCTGATTAATCGGATTGTCAAGCGCTATCACGCAGAAAATGAAGTTGTCACACAGTTTCCTGTCCACTTTAGACTTTTATCTCCTTACGATAAAATTGCCTACCGTCTGGTTGAGGAATTGACGACCAATGCCGTTAAGTACGCTAGTGGTGGAACGATTTCTTTGAAGATTGATGTGCATGATGACACTATTTTTATCATTTCTGAAAATGACTGCCTTCAAACAGAAAAATCCTTAGGTTATGGCTTGAAAAATATGTCTAATAAAATTAGTGTTTTAGGTGGTCAAATGCAGATTTTTGAAAATAATAAGAGATTTCGTGTAGAAATTACTCTCCCGATTGATAAGGAGTTGTGTTATGAAAATTTTGTTAATTGA
- a CDS encoding response regulator transcription factor, producing MKILLIDDHKLFSQSIKMILELSENIKKVQLVDNFSTISEIAFDDYDIILIDINLTSLYQDDGLTLAQEIIDNGCSSKVVILTGYSKKMYEHRAKVMGAYGFLDKSMDPDELVKKLEKIYLGGKVFSVEVMVEVLTPREIEILELVRNGLTIDDICDKVYVSKRTVSNHLANIFSKLGVTNRQEAIHIAEQLGYFPPD from the coding sequence ATGAAAATTTTGTTAATTGATGATCATAAATTATTTAGCCAAAGTATCAAGATGATTTTAGAGTTATCGGAAAACATTAAAAAGGTCCAGTTAGTGGATAATTTTTCGACTATTTCGGAGATTGCTTTTGATGACTACGACATTATTTTGATTGATATCAACCTGACGAGTCTGTATCAAGATGATGGGCTGACCTTGGCACAAGAGATTATCGACAATGGTTGTTCTAGTAAGGTTGTGATTTTGACAGGTTACAGTAAAAAAATGTATGAACACCGAGCTAAAGTTATGGGGGCTTATGGCTTTTTGGACAAAAGTATGGACCCAGATGAGTTGGTGAAAAAACTGGAAAAGATTTATCTAGGTGGTAAGGTCTTTTCAGTTGAAGTGATGGTAGAGGTGTTAACACCACGAGAAATCGAGATACTAGAACTGGTTAGAAATGGCTTGACCATTGATGATATCTGTGACAAGGTCTATGTGAGTAAACGTACAGTTTCCAATCACTTGGCCAATATCTTTTCAAAATTGGGAGTGACTAACAGGCAGGAGGCGATTCACATCGCTGAGCAGTTGGGATATTTCCCACCAGATTAA
- a CDS encoding YqgQ family protein, protein MSIFLKKTQNFARMSLMKTFYDVQQFLKRFGIIVYMGKRLYDIELMKLELSRIYDAGLMDKLDYLEAEAVLRREHKVELDYIEKNGEMN, encoded by the coding sequence GTGAGTATCTTCTTGAAAAAAACACAAAATTTTGCTAGAATGAGTCTTATGAAAACATTCTATGATGTGCAGCAATTCCTCAAACGATTTGGTATTATTGTTTATATGGGAAAACGCTTATATGATATTGAACTGATGAAGTTGGAACTCTCTCGGATTTACGATGCAGGGTTGATGGACAAATTAGACTATCTAGAGGCAGAAGCAGTTCTTCGCAGAGAGCACAAGGTAGAATTGGATTATATTGAGAAAAATGGAGAAATGAACTAA
- a CDS encoding rhodanese-like domain-containing protein, producing the protein MVTWILWALILAMLAWMGFNYLRIRRAAKIVDNEEFEALIRTGQLIDLRDPAEFHRKHILGARNIPSSQLKTSLAALRKDKPVLLYENQRAQRVTNAALYLKKQGFSEIYILSYGLDSWKGKVKVEK; encoded by the coding sequence ATGGTTACTTGGATTTTGTGGGCACTTATACTGGCAATGTTGGCGTGGATGGGCTTTAACTATCTTCGTATTCGCCGTGCGGCTAAAATCGTGGACAATGAGGAGTTTGAAGCCTTGATTCGTACAGGTCAATTGATTGATTTGCGCGACCCAGCTGAATTCCACAGAAAACATATCCTTGGTGCCCGCAATATTCCTTCAAGTCAGTTGAAGACCAGTCTTGCAGCCCTTCGTAAGGATAAACCTGTCCTTCTCTACGAAAACCAACGTGCGCAACGAGTGACAAATGCAGCCCTTTACTTGAAAAAACAAGGTTTTTCTGAGATTTATATCCTTTCTTATGGATTGGATTCTTGGAAAGGGAAAGTCAAAGTTGAGAAATAA